DNA sequence from the Candidatus Edwardsbacteria bacterium genome:
TGGGTGATTTTGTCATCCGGCAGGCGCTGTACGACCATTACCAGGACCTGGCGCTGTTCGCCAATGCCTTCCATACCTTCGATCCCCGCCCCCGGGCCTGGGGGTTCTACGATTATTTCCGGGATATTTTGGGCAACGACGCCAGCGGACAAGCCAACCCGGTGGGACAGAACAAATACTGGAAGGTGTTCATCTCGGCGGATTCCATCAAAAAGGGCGACATCATCGTGGTAAAATACGACCAGGATTGGCGGAAACAATACCAGGACAAGGAGAACAAGGACGCCAGCACCGGTCATGTGATGGTGGCCTGGAGCCAGCCGATCATCATCGGCAGCGAAGCCACCATCAAAATACTGGATTGCGGCAGCAGCGGCCATTACTACGACACCCGGGACAGCGTCAACACCGCCAGCCTGGACGGCAGCGGGATAGGGGTGGGCTGGATGAGATACGGCCTTTCGACCAACGGCCGGAACCGCCCGTATAAATATCACTGGAAACTGGGGGGCCACTGGTACGGCCTGTGGACCGGGAGCTACGATTTTTACAACCGCCTGGAGGGGATCCTGATCGCCCGGCCTATCTGATGTGGAAATATCCAGCCCCTAAAAAAGAAGTGATATGAAGAAAAGGATCTTCGCCCCGGGCTGCGGCCTGATGCTTTACAAGCCGGAATTGGCCGACAAACTGCATGCCATCCTGAATGAAAACCTGGGCCGAATGGATCGACTGGACATCTGCTGTCACCATGATCCCCAATTTACCGAAGATACCGAGGTGATAAACATCTGCCCCGGCTGCGACAAGCGGTTCCGGAACGATTATAAGAATTCATCCACCATCTCCCTGTGGGAGATCCTGGCCGAAAGCGATTTCTTTGATTTCCCGGATCACAATGGCCGGCGGATGTCCATCCTTGACGCCTGTCCCACCCGGGACCAGGAGCAGGTGCACCAGGCCGTCCGGACCCTGCTTGAAAAGATGAATATTGAAGTGGCGGAGCCGGCCCACACCCGGACCAAAAGCACCTGCTGTGGCGACAGCTTTTACGGGGCCATTCCGGTGGAGCAGTTAAAAGAGCAGATGACCAAACGGGCCTCGGAGATGCCGGCCGAGGAGGTGGCCGTATATTGCATATCCTGCATAAAATCGATGCATATCGGCGGCAAGAAGCCGCAGTACCTGATAGACCTGCTGTTTGCCGTGGAGACGGTCCCCCAGACCTACGAGCCCGATGCCTGGCACAAGGAGCTGGACGATTACATCGCCCGGCATTGAAAAGATCAGATCAACTTTACTCAAAGAAAACAGGATATGATAAACCTAATTATCTGCGGGGCGGGCCGGCGCAAACCCGCATCATCGGCGGTACTGCAGCAAGACCGAAAAACATTATGACGATAAAAAAACAGGCCTGGATTCAAATAGCAGTTTACTTTGTTATCGCTACGGCTTTATCCGGAGTATTTAGATTTGGATTATTCGGCTGGTACAATAATATGTCATTGCCATTTGGCTTGACGTTTTTAGTAAAAACATTGCTTGAGGGAATTGGTCCAATTGCCGGTGCGCTTGTAATATTGACGATAGTTAATAAAAAAAGCAGTATTACTCT
Encoded proteins:
- a CDS encoding (Fe-S)-binding protein, with the translated sequence MKKRIFAPGCGLMLYKPELADKLHAILNENLGRMDRLDICCHHDPQFTEDTEVINICPGCDKRFRNDYKNSSTISLWEILAESDFFDFPDHNGRRMSILDACPTRDQEQVHQAVRTLLEKMNIEVAEPAHTRTKSTCCGDSFYGAIPVEQLKEQMTKRASEMPAEEVAVYCISCIKSMHIGGKKPQYLIDLLFAVETVPQTYEPDAWHKELDDYIARH